The window TCTATTTAGCGCCTCTAAGAAACCGTTAAAAGGAACAGCGGAGTTCTCCTTTGATGGGATTTGGTGCGAGTGAAAGCGAGGTATTTTGAACGTAACTGTCAATCACCGCGGTTAAGAACCGCCCATTACTGGATAGGGGTATATTTAGAGCTGGTGAGGGCGCACATTACTGTCATTCAAGCTCTGATAGTCAGGGGGTAAGGATGCCTGCGTCACAAACAGGCAACTTCTTTGAGAGAAATATCAACATGCCCCCTGGATATCAGATACCGTTTTTGGGAGGTCCAGCTGGGGTACAACAGCAACAAGCCCCTTATCTTGCTGCGATGGCTGGGGTACCTTTGACATATTCCGGACTACAGGGATACAACTTCCTCCCCTATCCACACCACAGATACATTGCGAACATGGTAAGTTATTTGACTATATGTTTTCTCTATTGTATACCTAATCAATAACATTTCCAGCTAATAGTCTAAATGTATTCATCATTTATCAATGTCGGAAAAAGAAAGCATTCTACAGGCCTTTTTAATACCAATTAAATATAATGCGTAATTACACACTTAACAAATCAATGTGGTCAGTTATGCACGAATTTAAACATATAATCTAATCACGTTCTCTTATGTTTTCAGAACAACTCTTTCGACCTGAAAGCTGTCTCTCCATATCATCAAGCGCTTCTCGGCCGAGGAGTGCCATTCTACCCGCAATACCGACCTGGCGCAACCGATGACCTGATCAGGGTCGCCAAGGTGGCTACTCGGGAAAGCACCAGCGCGCTCAAGGCCTGGTTGAACGAGCATCTTAAGAACCCGTATCCCACGAAGGGTGAGAAGATCATGCTTGCTATTGTAACCAAGATGAGCCTCACGCAGGTTTCCACTTGGTTTGCCAACGCCAGGCGACGACTGAAGAAGGATAATAGGGTAAACTGGGCGTCCAAGGGGAAATCTGACGAGGAGGGCGAGAGCGACGAAGAGGAGGGCGAGGGCTCTCTGCAGAAAACCCGTTTGGACGAAGAAGATGAGATAGATCCTCCAACCGAAGATGACAATGAGGATATTGGACATAGAGTATCCAACTCAACGACAGAGCCGGTGGATGAGCTCCTTGTGAAACAGTCAAACGACGACAATAGAGCTGGTAGGCTCGCGGCGCACGCGGAAAATGTGGTAAAGAATGACACAGAACCCAAATCATTTCCAGCTAATCTGGAAAGTAAAGATAACGTTGATTGTCAAAAACCCAAAATATGGTCTTTGGCAGAAACCGCGACATCGGAAACGGGGAAAAAGCCCCAGTACAGTGCTTGTCATCCTGGCACACAAGTTGGCAAATTCTGGGCAGAATGGGCATCAAGGAACGGACTGTACATTCCCGTATACCCTGCTCACGATATTCTATAACAGAGCATTTATTATTTAAAACAGTCGAGGACAAATTTTTACATCTTATGCACTTTAAAATACCAAATTCCATGGCGTTGGTATACTTTTTGACGTTGAAACGTGGACTAATTTGCTATGAAAATGCTGAGTATATGTTTGTTAGGCTACTTGTAAGACCAACAACTCTTACAGAACATGTTATGTgtacatatgtgtatatatattttcgaTGACCAATCTGTAAATTCTTGTTTCATTTGTCTTATCACCAAAAAATATTTTGGTAAAATAAAATCGctcaaaatataaaataaaatgttcgTGTGTGTTTCACTATTTTCAAGGATCAGTTCTTACAGTAGGCTATTTGGGTTGGGAAAGGTCTGGTAAAGCCACAGTCTGATTTCGACTGAAATGTTACATTATTTTACATTCTCGTGTAGCTTATTATATAGTTTCAGACGCATGTATCCATGCATATTGCCAATATATCTAATGTTAGGAAGCTTAAGCAAGCTGACTGTTGTTGAATAACAACCATCTACAAACAAATGGGTTATAATTTCATTGATAAAACATTATAGAATTTACATATCAAACCTAGATCTGTTAAAATTCATGTATTAGGTTAACTCATTGTTGGTCCATGCAGGATGATAATGGCCTCCACAAATGGCCTACCTTAGGCAACTGACCACATTGGCCAAAAAAAGAAACTGCATGCCTGTTCAATATAAAACAGCAGAACTTTAAATTAGTATAAAATATTCACAATGTAATGCAAATCTATATTATCTTTATGGGAAGTATAAATGGAAACGGGTTAAGTGTTCTGCATCGCCAAACCTCCACAggtagagagagattgtgtgtgtggtgtgtttattTGTAGGAGAGGAACTAACATACACATAAAACAGGAGAGCATACAGTATCTACAGAGTTGGAGGTGAAAGACTGGATAATCCTGTCCCTTGCTAATCACAACCCCTGAGAGGAAAGAAGCCCCTTCACACCACCCCGAGACACACACAtccagacacacatagagggttGCGTCGTGCCCTTTTCACAGGTGGGCACAGGTGGCAAATAAGGTGTAATCCCAGACAGAAGAGGACCCAATCTGCCACAAACTAGTGGACATATTTAATTTGATCTCATTACATTAATCCGAGCATACTCTATCCAAGCACACTCTTAAAATCATTGGACATTTTCATTTCTAGTTTTAATTGCGACATGAATATACTTTTTACAGCATCTAAAAGGTCAAGCTAATGTCTATGAGTAGCCTAGCCTTATGACCTCCCAAGATCTTGACATTCTCACAAAAGTATGACAGAGGCTGAAGTCCACCCCCTGACTGATGCTGAAACCTCGAGGTTCTAGTCAGAGCCATTTATAGGGCTCTGTTCTAGTGAAGTACTACCTCCTCCTTGTGGAAAATCGGAGTATATGCCTCTGACACCAAAACAAAACAGGCAGTTTGCATTTGGGTCCCGAGTGGCgcaagcggtctaaggcactgcatctcagtgctagaagcatacctacagaccc of the Oncorhynchus kisutch isolate 150728-3 linkage group LG17, Okis_V2, whole genome shotgun sequence genome contains:
- the LOC109908698 gene encoding iroquois-class homeodomain protein IRX-3-like, producing MPASQTGNFFERNINMPPGYQIPFLGGPAGVQQQQAPYLAAMAGVPLTYSGLQGYNFLPYPHHRYIANMNNSFDLKAVSPYHQALLGRGVPFYPQYRPGATDDLIRVAKVATRESTSALKAWLNEHLKNPYPTKGEKIMLAIVTKMSLTQVSTWFANARRRLKKDNRVNWASKGKSDEEGESDEEEGEGSLQKTRLDEEDEIDPPTEDDNEDIGHRVSNSTTEPVDELLVKQSNDDNRAGRLAAHAENVVKNDTEPKSFPANLESKDNVDCQKPKIWSLAETATSETGKKPQYSACHPGTQVGKFWAEWASRNGLYIPVYPAHDIL